The Thermocrinis ruber genome has a window encoding:
- a CDS encoding GTP-binding protein, giving the protein MKQIKKIKVVIAGPFAAGKTQFINTVSEIKTVKTEKRVQHSGEKRVKDYTTVAMDFGKIRIDDEHELYLFGTPGQFRFDFMWEILGEGALGVIVLVDSTDPTTFHEARKIINFFQSRFPVPMVVGANKQDLPNAWSPEDIRIALDIDEEEGIPVIPVSAIDKESVKSALLTLFGIIKANLTR; this is encoded by the coding sequence ATGAAGCAAATAAAGAAGATCAAAGTCGTTATAGCTGGACCCTTCGCAGCAGGAAAAACTCAGTTCATAAACACAGTTAGTGAGATTAAAACTGTTAAAACTGAGAAAAGAGTCCAGCATTCAGGCGAAAAGCGGGTGAAGGATTATACAACTGTTGCAATGGACTTTGGAAAGATTCGCATAGATGATGAACATGAACTGTATCTTTTTGGTACCCCCGGACAGTTCCGTTTTGATTTCATGTGGGAAATCTTAGGTGAGGGGGCTTTGGGAGTTATAGTGTTGGTGGATAGCACAGACCCGACAACATTCCATGAAGCAAGAAAGATTATAAACTTCTTTCAATCAAGGTTTCCTGTTCCTATGGTGGTTGGTGCGAACAAGCAAGACCTACCCAACGCCTGGAGCCCTGAGGATATCCGAATAGCCCTTGATATAGATGAGGAGGAGGGTATTCCCGTTATTCCAGTCTCCGCTATAGACAAAGAAAGTGTTAAAAGCGCACTTCTTACTCTATTTGGGATTATCAAAGCTAATCTTACACGCTAA
- a CDS encoding DUF4388 domain-containing protein, translating into MALTGDLRNFNFVDIFQVIGRDRKSGILFVEWKDLTCAYYVKDGEIVFARPIDKVYRVYADRDFDLLLSKLRMNAESLPKTIERFLISRLNMKEGIFSFMPGFIKYGREYPVVYPIEELIVLASRNLTPEEVERKISDEMLLFERVPGKEEVLQKAKLNQMEEHILSLIDGERTVLQIRQMVNKDTLLVDRALYAFLALGLIRRKKKEVKQKQASITLELLAKIIERIKSL; encoded by the coding sequence ATGGCTCTGACCGGGGACCTAAGAAATTTTAACTTTGTGGATATTTTCCAGGTAATTGGGAGGGATAGGAAGAGTGGAATTCTTTTTGTAGAGTGGAAAGACCTAACCTGTGCCTATTATGTAAAGGATGGAGAGATTGTTTTTGCGAGACCCATAGATAAGGTTTATAGAGTTTACGCAGATAGGGATTTTGACCTTTTGCTCAGCAAATTGCGTATGAACGCGGAGAGCTTACCAAAAACAATAGAGCGCTTCCTAATTTCACGACTGAATATGAAGGAGGGCATTTTTTCCTTTATGCCGGGGTTCATAAAATACGGAAGGGAATATCCGGTGGTGTATCCAATAGAGGAGCTTATAGTTCTTGCATCGCGTAATTTAACTCCAGAGGAGGTTGAAAGGAAAATATCGGACGAAATGTTACTTTTTGAGAGGGTCCCCGGTAAGGAAGAAGTCTTGCAGAAGGCAAAACTGAACCAAATGGAAGAGCATATTCTTTCCTTGATTGATGGCGAAAGGACGGTCCTGCAGATAAGGCAAATGGTCAATAAGGACACTTTACTTGTAGACAGAGCACTGTATGCCTTTTTAGCTCTGGGTTTGATAAGGCGTAAGAAGAAGGAAGTTAAACAAAAACAAGCATCCATAACTCTTGAACTTCTTGCAAAAATAATAGAGAGGATAAAATCGCTATGA
- a CDS encoding roadblock/LC7 domain-containing protein codes for MDRYSQILQELIKNTGIEGASLVSADGLPISSVLKPGMEEDRIAAMSAAILSLGERVAEELAKGALEQITIKGSDGYVILTGVGTDAVMVVLADNNAKLGLLLMEIKKAQEKLKQLF; via the coding sequence ATGGATAGGTATTCACAGATCCTTCAGGAATTGATTAAAAACACAGGGATTGAGGGTGCTTCTTTGGTATCTGCAGATGGCTTGCCTATATCCTCCGTGCTTAAGCCCGGTATGGAGGAAGATAGAATAGCAGCTATGAGCGCTGCCATTTTGTCATTGGGTGAGAGGGTGGCTGAGGAGCTGGCTAAGGGAGCCCTAGAGCAAATCACCATAAAAGGTAGCGACGGGTATGTTATACTGACCGGGGTTGGAACTGATGCGGTGATGGTGGTCCTGGCGGACAACAACGCCAAGCTGGGTCTCCTTCTTATGGAGATCAAGAAGGCTCAAGAGAAACTTAAGCAACTCTTTTAA
- a CDS encoding permease, translating to MEFFKNFYSYLVEIVPFFVLAMFVSAFLKAMVKPSLFLKFLSKRRSAPIFTALLGAVSPMCSCSMLPFANFINSYSKGYGPVLAFLITAPTLSPVILLLTYGLFGLDVSIYRLVGSLAYALLVAYAVEYFFKKPPTLQMKIRDSSSKRSAFLEGLREQLPVVKYLLIGIAIASLIKTFTPTWLTASLSKTPLAYPLISLVAVPIYVCSGEDVVLGRAMVDVGFTTGQAITFMLGSSGVCLPTIFALFSFLPRKVVFAYSAGWFMFSILTGLVYDTLFFK from the coding sequence ATGGAATTTTTTAAGAACTTTTATTCCTATCTTGTGGAAATAGTTCCCTTCTTTGTGCTAGCCATGTTTGTTAGTGCGTTCCTAAAGGCAATGGTTAAACCCTCCCTTTTCCTAAAGTTCCTTTCCAAAAGGCGTTCCGCACCTATATTTACAGCCCTTTTGGGTGCAGTTTCACCTATGTGTTCCTGCTCCATGCTACCCTTTGCTAACTTTATCAACAGCTACTCTAAAGGCTATGGTCCCGTTTTGGCCTTCTTGATAACTGCACCTACTCTGTCTCCTGTGATTCTGCTATTGACCTATGGACTCTTTGGGTTGGATGTATCCATCTATAGGCTTGTGGGTTCTTTGGCTTACGCGTTGCTGGTAGCTTATGCGGTTGAATACTTCTTTAAAAAACCGCCTACCCTTCAGATGAAAATAAGAGATAGCTCTTCCAAAAGGTCCGCCTTTCTAGAAGGTTTAAGGGAGCAGTTGCCGGTGGTAAAGTATCTACTCATTGGCATTGCAATAGCGTCTCTGATAAAAACCTTTACTCCTACATGGCTCACTGCCAGCCTTTCCAAAACGCCCTTAGCTTATCCTCTTATCTCTTTAGTGGCAGTGCCTATATATGTATGCTCCGGTGAGGATGTGGTTTTAGGAAGGGCAATGGTGGATGTGGGTTTTACCACCGGTCAGGCGATAACCTTTATGCTTGGTAGTAGTGGTGTTTGTTTGCCCACTATCTTTGCCCTTTTTTCATTTCTTCCCAGAAAGGTGGTTTTTGCATACTCTGCGGGATGGTTTATGTTTTCTATACTAACCGGGTTAGTTTATGATACACTATTTTTCAAATAA
- a CDS encoding heavy metal translocating P-type ATPase, translated as MKVSLKVSGMTCANCARAIELTLKKLHGVSDVKVSFELGRVWVEFNEELLSLENIKETIESLGYTVEREEVKQYEPYILAFCWLSGAAVMLSMFWNNPWSVYLQALLATLVQLVGGFKFYRSAYYSLKARTGNMDLLVALGSTSALLYSYLALFKLIPEEPLFETSLFLITFVRTGKFLEERAKRKATESLRRMFGLQSLRVKVLKEGKEEEKGVYEVFIGDKIVLRTGDMVPLDCRLVEGKVVADESMLTGESLPVLKEEGDLLLSGSVVLNGYGIAKVEKSFTKSYVSLLIKLVESALVKKPKVQRLADRVSHYFVQFVIALSFSVFLLWFFRTGDIQKAITFSLAVMVISCPCAFGIAVPLAIMVGLIRAYQRGVLVKNPEAFEKKVDILLMDKTGTLTEGKPKVKEVRSYGDYLDIAYSLSLKSNHPYSVAIREYCQSLGAKQISLKDCREEVGVGVFCEGYMLGKGKNGQTVLVQDGKVLAEFYFEESIKESAKEVLEYFKRVGIKVILVSGDDEERVKRVAEQLNIEKWFAKRDPQGKLEILEELQAKGYRVAMVGDGTNDAPVLAKADLSFAMGSGTDVAKFSTDVILNSGLAGLKEFFELSQWIRRRIKQNLLWAFGYNILAIPIAGGVFYPHLFIKPEFAGLLMALSSLSVVINSLRR; from the coding sequence ATGAAGGTCAGTTTAAAAGTATCTGGTATGACCTGTGCCAACTGCGCCAGGGCAATAGAACTAACCCTTAAAAAACTTCACGGAGTTTCTGATGTAAAAGTATCCTTTGAGTTGGGAAGGGTATGGGTAGAATTTAACGAGGAGCTTTTGAGTTTGGAAAATATAAAGGAAACCATAGAGTCTTTGGGCTACACAGTAGAAAGGGAGGAGGTTAAACAGTATGAACCTTACATACTAGCCTTTTGCTGGCTGTCTGGTGCAGCTGTTATGCTTTCTATGTTTTGGAATAACCCTTGGAGTGTTTATTTGCAAGCCCTTTTGGCAACCCTTGTGCAGTTAGTGGGTGGTTTTAAATTTTACAGGTCAGCCTATTACTCCCTTAAAGCACGCACCGGGAATATGGACCTTCTTGTAGCTTTGGGTAGCACCTCCGCCCTGCTTTACAGCTACCTGGCACTGTTTAAGCTCATTCCTGAGGAACCGCTTTTTGAAACTTCCCTCTTCCTCATCACCTTTGTTAGAACGGGTAAATTTTTGGAGGAGAGGGCAAAGAGAAAGGCAACCGAGAGCCTGAGGAGGATGTTCGGTCTTCAGAGTTTAAGGGTAAAAGTCTTAAAGGAAGGCAAAGAGGAGGAAAAGGGAGTGTATGAAGTTTTCATAGGAGACAAGATTGTACTTAGGACTGGGGATATGGTTCCTTTAGATTGCAGGCTTGTGGAGGGAAAGGTGGTGGCGGATGAGTCCATGCTTACAGGGGAAAGCTTGCCCGTTCTTAAGGAGGAAGGGGACCTTTTGCTTTCGGGAAGCGTGGTACTGAACGGGTACGGAATAGCCAAGGTGGAAAAGTCCTTTACCAAAAGCTATGTATCTTTGCTTATAAAGTTAGTGGAATCTGCCCTTGTTAAAAAGCCGAAAGTTCAACGCCTTGCAGACAGAGTATCCCACTACTTTGTGCAGTTTGTTATAGCCCTGTCTTTTTCGGTTTTCCTGCTTTGGTTTTTCAGAACGGGGGACATCCAAAAGGCTATTACCTTCTCTCTGGCTGTTATGGTGATATCCTGTCCCTGTGCCTTTGGCATAGCGGTGCCCTTAGCCATAATGGTGGGATTGATAAGGGCTTACCAAAGGGGTGTGCTCGTTAAAAATCCGGAAGCCTTTGAAAAGAAGGTTGATATTCTGCTTATGGATAAAACGGGCACATTAACGGAAGGAAAGCCCAAAGTAAAAGAGGTGCGTTCCTACGGAGATTACTTGGACATTGCCTACAGCCTTTCTCTAAAGTCTAACCATCCATATTCTGTTGCCATAAGGGAATACTGCCAAAGCCTTGGGGCAAAACAGATTTCACTAAAAGACTGTAGGGAAGAGGTGGGCGTGGGTGTCTTTTGCGAGGGCTACATGTTGGGAAAGGGCAAAAATGGTCAAACGGTGTTGGTACAGGACGGCAAAGTCTTGGCAGAGTTTTACTTTGAGGAATCCATAAAAGAATCTGCCAAAGAGGTGCTGGAATACTTCAAAAGGGTGGGGATTAAGGTTATTTTGGTAAGCGGGGACGATGAGGAGAGGGTAAAGAGAGTGGCAGAGCAGTTAAACATTGAAAAATGGTTTGCCAAAAGGGATCCACAGGGAAAGCTGGAAATTTTGGAGGAGTTGCAGGCTAAGGGCTATAGGGTTGCAATGGTTGGAGACGGGACAAACGATGCACCCGTGCTCGCAAAGGCGGACCTATCCTTTGCCATGGGTTCTGGCACCGATGTGGCAAAGTTTTCCACCGATGTGATCCTAAACTCAGGCTTGGCGGGACTTAAGGAGTTTTTTGAACTCTCCCAATGGATAAGGAGAAGAATAAAGCAGAACCTCCTGTGGGCTTTTGGCTACAACATTTTGGCTATACCCATTGCGGGCGGAGTTTTTTATCCTCACCTGTTTATAAAGCCGGAGTTTGCGGGATTGCTTATGGCCCTTTCTTCCTTGAGCGTGGTCATAAACTCCCTGAGGCGGTAA
- a CDS encoding FliA/WhiG family RNA polymerase sigma factor — translation MLSREEKDKEAILKYLPLVKSIAYRIYKHLPDAVDLNDLIGYGILAVVEALPKLDESKNPEAYLRLRIKGAMYDYLRSLDFGSKSLRKREREIKAKLEELTNQLGREPTDEELIKALGYKPDEFYSDLQKISASYLLSLDDLFREGRSYEEVVSSSVEENPEEKVIKQDLREKILKAIEDLDHREKLVLQLIFYEEIPAKEVAKLLKVSTARVSQIKESALSKLREKLKDMV, via the coding sequence ATGCTCAGCAGAGAAGAAAAGGATAAAGAAGCAATCCTTAAGTATCTACCATTGGTAAAGTCTATAGCCTACAGAATATACAAACATCTGCCCGACGCGGTAGATTTAAACGACCTTATAGGTTATGGCATACTGGCGGTGGTGGAAGCCCTGCCAAAATTGGATGAAAGCAAAAACCCGGAAGCCTACCTCAGACTACGTATCAAAGGTGCCATGTATGATTATCTTCGGAGCCTTGACTTTGGCAGTAAGTCTCTAAGAAAAAGAGAGAGGGAAATAAAAGCAAAGCTTGAAGAACTTACAAATCAATTGGGAAGGGAACCCACCGACGAAGAACTCATTAAAGCCCTCGGCTACAAACCGGATGAATTTTACTCGGACCTTCAGAAAATCTCCGCTTCCTATCTTCTTTCCTTGGATGACCTTTTCAGAGAAGGAAGAAGTTACGAAGAGGTTGTTTCTTCCTCAGTGGAAGAGAACCCGGAAGAGAAAGTAATAAAACAAGACCTGAGAGAAAAAATTCTCAAGGCCATAGAGGATTTAGACCACAGGGAAAAGTTGGTTCTACAACTCATCTTTTATGAAGAGATCCCAGCCAAAGAAGTAGCAAAGCTACTTAAAGTTTCCACCGCAAGGGTCTCACAGATAAAGGAAAGTGCCCTGAGTAAGTTAAGAGAAAAACTAAAGGATATGGTATAA
- the rpmI gene encoding 50S ribosomal protein L35, whose translation MAKVKMKSNRSAKKRFKITATGKIKRWKAGGAHYNTKKSKKRKRALRKPDLVHPSWEDKVRGMLKEF comes from the coding sequence ATGGCTAAGGTGAAGATGAAATCAAACAGGTCTGCAAAGAAAAGGTTTAAGATAACCGCCACTGGAAAGATAAAGAGGTGGAAGGCGGGCGGAGCCCACTACAACACTAAAAAATCCAAAAAGAGAAAGAGGGCTCTGAGAAAGCCAGACCTTGTCCACCCGAGCTGGGAAGACAAGGTAAGGGGAATGTTGAAGGAGTTTTAA
- a CDS encoding Rieske 2Fe-2S domain-containing protein, with translation MDRRDFLKVCSTVAVASMIDPSVFSNMLSAQEGMFKAYKKALLVKEDGSPLREEDLKPHNAYIFFYPYASTPCYLINLGEEVKPVDVKLKDGKTYKWQGGVGSKKSIVAYSAICAHQWSYPTKQYSFINYYPPDKPSEITKKSGVIQCCAHLGLYDPKEGGKVIDGPPEVPLASVVIQEEGGKFYAIGILGVDQFNRFFETYRRELREAYGSIAKARELVDRCVVMEVSKYVKQVIHC, from the coding sequence ATGGACAGAAGAGATTTTTTAAAGGTGTGTAGTACGGTTGCTGTAGCATCTATGATAGACCCTTCTGTGTTTTCCAATATGCTCTCCGCACAGGAGGGAATGTTTAAAGCATACAAAAAGGCCTTGCTTGTAAAGGAGGATGGTTCTCCTCTCAGGGAGGAAGACCTTAAGCCTCACAATGCCTACATATTCTTTTACCCCTACGCAAGCACGCCTTGCTATTTGATAAACCTCGGGGAAGAGGTAAAACCAGTGGATGTTAAGCTAAAGGATGGCAAAACTTACAAATGGCAAGGTGGAGTAGGAAGCAAAAAGAGCATAGTGGCATACTCCGCCATCTGTGCCCACCAATGGAGCTATCCCACGAAGCAGTACTCCTTTATAAACTACTATCCTCCGGACAAACCTTCCGAGATTACAAAGAAATCTGGTGTAATACAATGCTGTGCCCACTTGGGACTTTACGACCCAAAGGAAGGGGGAAAGGTTATTGATGGACCACCGGAAGTTCCTCTGGCATCAGTGGTTATACAGGAAGAAGGTGGCAAATTCTACGCCATTGGCATTTTGGGAGTGGATCAGTTCAATCGGTTCTTTGAAACTTACAGAAGAGAGTTAAGGGAAGCCTACGGTAGCATTGCAAAGGCAAGGGAACTTGTGGATAGATGTGTTGTTATGGAGGTGAGTAAATACGTGAAACAAGTCATTCACTGTTAG
- a CDS encoding FAD-dependent oxidoreductase, which translates to MSVSRRDLFKLAGVGALVSALPSKSSFAAAEKVGKMGAMLPPPKGNRVVVCGGGWAGLTVAKYLKKEDPNIEVVLIEKRPNFFSCPISNEWLADLVSLDFLSHDYNQPAAKYGYKFINATVLGIERDKKRVYTPQGYIEYNYLVLAPGIRYNYSAWFKDDKQMAEYARVHYPPAYIPGSEHLALKRKIWEFEEGDFVITVPPGAYRCPPAPYERAAMIAYVFKKNKVKGRVIILDPKGDIAPKGPGFRAAYEQLYLGIVEYVPNAVIKEVDPVKKIIKTTAGDFKFADANLVPPHQAGDLVWMADLIAKDKDGKPTGWADQDPITFQAKADPNVFLVGDVIGGVPYPKSGHMANSQGKIVAKIIASRIKGKEYKPTLPDNTCYSMVNGDPQEAIVISVTYELKDGKIEPKPKVINERSKALADATYEWAKAIYRDMFA; encoded by the coding sequence ATGAGTGTAAGCAGGAGGGACCTTTTTAAGCTTGCAGGTGTAGGTGCCCTTGTGTCTGCATTGCCTTCAAAGTCTTCCTTTGCCGCTGCCGAAAAGGTGGGTAAGATGGGAGCCATGCTTCCGCCACCCAAAGGAAACAGGGTGGTAGTATGCGGTGGAGGATGGGCAGGTTTAACAGTAGCCAAATACCTCAAAAAGGAAGACCCCAACATTGAAGTGGTCCTAATTGAAAAAAGACCTAACTTCTTCTCCTGCCCCATATCTAACGAATGGCTTGCAGACTTGGTTTCCCTTGATTTCCTATCCCACGATTACAATCAACCCGCCGCCAAGTATGGCTACAAGTTCATCAATGCGACTGTATTAGGAATAGAAAGGGACAAGAAGAGAGTTTATACCCCTCAGGGCTACATTGAATACAACTACTTGGTACTGGCGCCGGGTATAAGATACAACTACTCCGCATGGTTCAAGGATGACAAGCAGATGGCTGAGTATGCAAGGGTGCATTACCCACCTGCCTACATACCCGGTTCTGAACATCTTGCACTAAAGAGGAAAATCTGGGAGTTTGAAGAAGGTGATTTTGTAATTACAGTTCCTCCTGGTGCATACAGATGCCCACCAGCACCCTACGAGAGGGCAGCAATGATCGCCTATGTCTTTAAAAAGAACAAGGTAAAAGGAAGGGTGATTATTCTTGATCCCAAGGGAGACATAGCACCCAAAGGTCCGGGCTTTAGGGCAGCTTATGAGCAACTCTACCTCGGCATAGTAGAGTATGTGCCAAATGCGGTCATAAAAGAAGTAGACCCTGTAAAGAAAATCATAAAGACCACCGCAGGAGACTTCAAGTTTGCAGATGCTAACTTGGTTCCACCCCATCAAGCGGGTGATTTAGTGTGGATGGCAGACCTCATAGCAAAGGACAAAGACGGCAAGCCTACCGGATGGGCAGATCAAGACCCCATCACCTTCCAAGCAAAGGCGGACCCCAATGTATTCTTGGTGGGAGATGTCATCGGTGGCGTTCCTTATCCCAAGAGCGGACACATGGCAAACTCCCAAGGTAAGATCGTAGCCAAGATCATAGCTTCAAGGATCAAGGGCAAGGAGTACAAGCCCACCCTTCCCGACAACACGTGCTACTCTATGGTAAACGGCGATCCTCAAGAGGCAATAGTCATAAGCGTTACATACGAGCTAAAGGACGGAAAGATCGAACCCAAACCAAAGGTTATCAACGAGCGTTCAAAGGCGTTGGCGGACGCTACCTACGAGTGGGCAAAGGCTATATACAGAGATATGTTCGCATAA
- a CDS encoding cupin domain-containing protein, which produces MLDPKAIMEELRKEGYKNLYTWCDPPGTFYDWHTHPEDEIRVVYKGSIVIGTEEGIFELKEGDRLEIKAGTRHWARTQEGVCYVCGSK; this is translated from the coding sequence ATGCTGGACCCAAAAGCCATAATGGAGGAGCTAAGAAAGGAAGGCTATAAAAATCTCTACACCTGGTGCGACCCACCGGGAACTTTCTATGACTGGCACACACACCCAGAGGATGAAATAAGGGTGGTTTATAAAGGTTCCATCGTGATCGGCACAGAAGAAGGAATTTTTGAGCTGAAGGAGGGAGACCGCCTGGAAATAAAGGCTGGCACCCGCCACTGGGCAAGAACCCAGGAGGGTGTTTGTTACGTTTGTGGTAGCAAATAA
- a CDS encoding AtpZ/AtpI family protein, translating to MRGKDFLALTVGFNILGGVLAGLLVGYAFDIWLMEGLFGKKTFPFGLFFFFFVGVIAGFRNAFRDLKRL from the coding sequence ATGAGGGGTAAGGATTTTTTAGCCCTTACCGTGGGCTTTAATATTTTGGGTGGTGTTTTGGCGGGTCTGCTGGTGGGTTATGCCTTTGACATCTGGCTGATGGAGGGTCTCTTTGGGAAGAAAACCTTTCCCTTTGGACTCTTTTTCTTTTTCTTTGTTGGTGTGATCGCTGGCTTTAGAAACGCCTTTAGAGACTTAAAAAGGTTGTGA
- the bioB gene encoding biotin synthase BioB, producing MDKWEKFLIELSDRVIKGEKLGREEALAILQTPDEYIALLVYLAQKVKNHFHEPKKVELCSIINAKSGACSEDCKFCAQSKFYKTPINVYPLVPKEEIVEGAYRAVEFGANRYCVVLSGKSATPEEVERIKESVEEIKKVKGLPINVCVSAGTLDEESLLKLKSAGVKRINHNLETSKNFFPKIVSTHTWEERYETIKRIKKVGLSTCCGGIFGMGESDEDRVDLALTYRELEVDSIPLNFLMPIEGTPLEKAPGVEPLEALRIIAMFRFTNPRAELRLCGGREQTLRDFYGMAMLMTNAMMVGGYLTRAGRDIKKDYQLIKDLKLERLEKVL from the coding sequence ATGGACAAGTGGGAAAAATTTTTAATAGAGCTTTCAGATAGAGTTATTAAAGGGGAAAAGCTGGGTAGAGAGGAAGCCCTCGCCATTTTGCAAACGCCAGATGAATACATAGCCCTTTTGGTGTATCTTGCCCAAAAGGTCAAAAATCACTTTCATGAACCCAAGAAGGTGGAGCTATGCTCAATAATAAACGCCAAAAGTGGAGCTTGCTCAGAGGACTGTAAGTTCTGCGCCCAGTCTAAGTTTTATAAAACTCCCATAAATGTTTATCCTTTGGTGCCAAAGGAAGAGATTGTGGAAGGTGCCTACAGGGCAGTGGAGTTTGGGGCAAACAGATACTGCGTAGTTTTGAGTGGAAAGTCTGCTACACCGGAGGAGGTGGAAAGGATCAAAGAAAGCGTGGAGGAAATAAAAAAGGTAAAAGGTTTGCCCATAAATGTGTGCGTGTCTGCAGGCACACTGGATGAGGAGTCCCTCCTAAAGCTAAAATCAGCGGGTGTTAAAAGGATCAATCATAACTTGGAGACTTCCAAGAATTTCTTCCCAAAGATCGTCAGCACTCACACTTGGGAGGAAAGATATGAGACTATAAAGAGGATAAAAAAGGTTGGACTTTCCACCTGTTGTGGGGGTATCTTTGGAATGGGCGAGTCCGATGAGGACCGGGTAGATTTAGCTCTAACCTACAGGGAGCTGGAGGTGGATTCCATACCCTTGAACTTTTTGATGCCCATTGAGGGAACGCCCTTAGAGAAGGCACCGGGTGTGGAGCCATTGGAAGCCCTCCGTATAATTGCCATGTTTAGATTTACAAACCCAAGGGCGGAACTCCGGCTCTGCGGTGGGAGGGAACAAACCCTGAGAGACTTTTACGGCATGGCAATGTTAATGACCAACGCCATGATGGTAGGAGGCTACTTGACAAGGGCAGGAAGGGACATAAAGAAGGATTATCAGCTCATAAAAGACCTAAAGCTTGAAAGGCTTGAAAAGGTTTTGTAA
- a CDS encoding lipoyl protein ligase domain-containing protein translates to MIEVLDGYENMQKDYENFLRVEEGGGPFFRIYLWKKPVISLGFHQESRDFPVDVVKRPTGGGALLHGWDISFSVVDAKEIWGKSPKKIYLRLMGLLKESLERLGLSLGISNYVGSYREYFCIFQPTFGEITHRGKKLVACAMRMGKRGFLLHGSLFWTLDYLKAEQIMGIPSERLRDRMITFKELSVSWEELLKAVEDFFTRILVCKTSYSL, encoded by the coding sequence ATGATCGAGGTCCTTGATGGCTATGAGAACATGCAAAAGGATTATGAAAACTTCCTGCGGGTTGAAGAGGGTGGAGGGCCTTTTTTTAGGATTTATCTTTGGAAGAAACCTGTAATCAGCTTGGGCTTTCACCAAGAATCAAGGGATTTTCCTGTGGATGTAGTAAAGAGACCTACCGGTGGTGGTGCCCTTCTGCATGGATGGGATATCTCCTTCTCGGTGGTGGACGCAAAGGAAATATGGGGCAAAAGCCCAAAAAAGATTTATTTAAGGCTTATGGGACTTTTAAAGGAGAGCCTTGAGCGTTTAGGTCTTTCCCTTGGGATTTCCAACTACGTAGGCTCTTACAGGGAATACTTTTGTATATTCCAGCCTACCTTTGGAGAGATTACACACAGGGGAAAGAAGTTGGTGGCCTGTGCTATGAGGATGGGAAAAAGGGGCTTTTTGCTCCATGGGAGCCTTTTCTGGACTTTGGACTATCTCAAGGCTGAGCAGATAATGGGTATCCCGAGTGAAAGGCTCAGGGATAGGATGATCACATTTAAGGAGCTATCAGTATCTTGGGAGGAACTCCTGAAGGCTGTTGAGGATTTTTTCACAAGGATTCTGGTCTGCAAAACGAGTTATAGCCTTTGA